Proteins found in one Oscillatoria nigro-viridis PCC 7112 genomic segment:
- a CDS encoding ParM/StbA family protein, giving the protein MKKKPSIPDAILAIDFGGLSTRVFCQSSQAGSKASSFVMESQVGPVSQDIANCFTKPNLASASPENIAWVAIGNECRAVGYLAAAQFNAHIGLAGLKYSSALYKALAALWVVSRKLDLGNQFSAALSVFLPPGEFNDSKQFFELLSQYSASFETPTGKLSVTLDKTQALQEGGGIALIHNSNLGSAFKQRVTAFVMVGFRNASVIVSARGAVGKGKTSDLGMVRLVDLVQERTSNYDASRLALSIAQAGVSYNRPYFYRIARNREETAKDREVDQLIEAVKLSRFDYARMLSHWINEVLPPDLDEIVFCGGTSEYMKPELRNQFSPYSLSWHAGITVPKTLDPDGLGCRIADVYGLFSYFKSQFEVLRQRSVAATSQRAEDTTSSSGDAPVPTTDIQSVKECAEQSTKPKSEQSTKPKSEQPTHPKSEPPTKLKLEQFTHAKSEQSTEQKFEESTEQKTEDITAHIPHPQLAHTQLGCPVRVDQSALDE; this is encoded by the coding sequence ATGAAGAAAAAACCATCAATACCAGATGCAATTCTGGCTATAGATTTTGGCGGCTTATCTACTAGAGTTTTCTGCCAAAGCTCGCAAGCAGGCAGTAAAGCAAGCTCCTTTGTAATGGAATCGCAGGTGGGGCCAGTGAGCCAAGACATAGCCAATTGTTTCACCAAACCTAACCTCGCATCAGCATCTCCCGAAAATATTGCTTGGGTGGCAATTGGTAATGAATGCCGAGCCGTTGGCTACCTAGCAGCAGCGCAATTCAATGCTCACATCGGTTTGGCAGGACTGAAGTACAGTAGCGCTTTGTACAAAGCTCTAGCAGCTTTGTGGGTAGTGTCGCGGAAGTTAGATTTAGGCAATCAATTCAGCGCTGCGCTCTCCGTTTTCTTGCCCCCAGGCGAATTTAATGACTCCAAGCAATTTTTTGAGCTATTAAGTCAATACTCTGCTTCATTTGAAACACCCACCGGCAAGCTCTCCGTCACCCTGGACAAAACCCAAGCTTTGCAAGAAGGCGGCGGCATTGCTTTGATCCACAACAGTAATTTAGGTTCAGCCTTCAAGCAGCGGGTAACTGCCTTTGTTATGGTAGGATTTCGCAATGCTTCGGTAATAGTTTCGGCACGCGGTGCTGTCGGTAAGGGCAAAACTTCAGACTTAGGAATGGTAAGGTTGGTGGATCTAGTTCAAGAGCGAACATCTAACTACGATGCTTCCCGTTTGGCTTTATCAATCGCTCAAGCGGGCGTAAGCTACAACCGCCCTTACTTTTACCGAATTGCTCGGAATCGAGAGGAAACAGCTAAAGATCGAGAAGTTGACCAATTGATTGAAGCAGTCAAGCTGTCTCGCTTCGACTACGCTCGAATGCTATCTCATTGGATTAATGAAGTGCTGCCGCCCGATTTAGATGAAATTGTATTTTGCGGGGGTACTTCTGAATATATGAAGCCAGAACTGCGAAATCAGTTTTCTCCTTATTCGCTGTCTTGGCACGCAGGTATAACAGTGCCAAAAACGCTCGATCCTGATGGTTTAGGTTGCCGCATAGCTGATGTTTACGGACTATTTTCTTACTTCAAATCTCAGTTTGAGGTACTGAGGCAAAGGTCTGTTGCGGCAACTTCTCAGAGGGCAGAAGATACAACTTCCAGTTCAGGAGATGCTCCAGTCCCCACGACTGATATACAGAGTGTAAAAGAATGTGCTGAACAATCTACCAAGCCAAAATCTGAACAATCTACCAAGCCAAAATCTGAACAACCTACTCACCCAAAATCCGAGCCACCTACTAAATTAAAACTTGAGCAATTTACTCACGCTAAATCAGAGCAATCTACTGAACAAAAATTTGAGGAATCTACTGAGCAAAAGACTGAAGATATTACTGCCCACATTCCGCACCCTCAACTGGCACACACGCAGTTGGGGTGCCCCGTCCGAGTCGATCAGTCGGCTCTAGATGAGTAG
- a CDS encoding DUF3846 domain-containing protein, translating to MLYALINSTGIHRLEVEEKLELADLQNRVGIAGEPAFIEYVRNQFPEPAIDLICDEEFLYKELPLTCITRRSIALGGQVIATACTDDGETIGLTEAQFQLVATNLIIASRI from the coding sequence ATGCTCTACGCTTTGATTAATTCAACAGGAATCCATCGGCTGGAAGTAGAAGAAAAGTTGGAACTTGCAGATTTGCAAAACCGAGTGGGCATTGCAGGTGAACCTGCGTTCATAGAATATGTCCGGAATCAATTTCCAGAGCCCGCGATAGACCTAATCTGTGATGAGGAATTCTTATACAAGGAATTGCCCTTAACCTGCATTACCCGTCGCAGTATTGCACTTGGCGGTCAAGTGATTGCTACTGCCTGTACGGATGATGGTGAAACAATAGGGTTGACCGAAGCTCAGTTTCAATTAGTCGCGACAAATCTGATTATTGCGAGCAGGATCTAA
- a CDS encoding siphovirus Gp157 family protein — MPTKKTQLPASQEPVTSSESTANTPNTSLLDVICAQLLATSERGIEALTALKAQLKAQYDTPETPETDSIVQQAWQHMNPDQRALISNRCEAHRGRTKSLHLLTVELEDLDKLIDNIEGEEITPELEVAVQQLLEQRGSTYEQWLSKVDNYCAAITNRHALSQQRKSEAERLSKLAATDSKRVDWMKAQLQKCLKSQGVKKLSLHRFHLTISNNGGVLPLKLPCEVNQLPPQFQRIEVSPDNSVIRQALEAGDIEAQEVAQFGGRETHLRVL; from the coding sequence ATGCCCACAAAGAAGACACAATTACCCGCATCTCAAGAACCTGTCACATCGAGTGAATCTACGGCTAATACGCCCAATACGTCCTTATTGGATGTTATTTGCGCTCAATTACTAGCAACCTCAGAGCGGGGAATAGAAGCACTGACCGCCCTCAAAGCTCAACTAAAAGCACAATACGACACCCCCGAAACTCCTGAAACCGACTCAATTGTGCAGCAAGCATGGCAACACATGAACCCAGACCAACGTGCTCTGATTTCCAATCGCTGTGAGGCTCACCGAGGGCGCACTAAGTCATTGCATTTACTTACTGTAGAACTGGAGGACTTGGATAAGCTAATCGACAACATCGAAGGTGAAGAAATCACACCCGAATTAGAAGTAGCGGTGCAACAACTCTTAGAACAACGGGGTAGTACCTACGAGCAATGGCTTTCCAAGGTTGATAACTACTGCGCTGCCATTACCAACCGCCATGCCCTGAGCCAACAACGTAAATCTGAAGCAGAACGCCTGAGTAAACTCGCAGCTACCGATAGCAAACGAGTGGATTGGATGAAAGCGCAGCTCCAAAAGTGTCTCAAATCTCAGGGTGTCAAGAAACTAAGCCTGCATCGCTTCCACTTAACTATCAGCAACAATGGCGGAGTTTTACCCCTGAAACTCCCTTGTGAAGTAAATCAACTTCCTCCCCAGTTTCAACGCATTGAAGTATCGCCCGATAATTCAGTCATCCGACAAGCCTTGGAAGCGGGAGATATCGAAGCTCAGGAAGTTGCACAATTCGGAGGACGCGAAACTCATTTGAGAGTTCTATAG